A single region of the Bacillota bacterium genome encodes:
- a CDS encoding NADH-quinone oxidoreductase subunit M, whose amino-acid sequence METTTPGLLTLIIFLPLAGALILLLMPRENVSAIRWFTLAVTTVVFVLSLRLYFGFDAGSAGMQFREFALWMPQFGIHYHLGIDGISLWLVLLTTFLTVLSVAFSWVVEERVKEYMFFMLLLETGMLGVFCALDLVLFYVFWEAMLVPMYFLIGMWGGERRIYAAIKFFLFTFFGSILMLVAIVALYYLHRDMTGMATFDLLKIQQALATSPLPLHLQLWLFAAFALAFAIKVPMFPFHTWLPDAHVEAPTAGSVILAGVLLKMGTYGFLRFCLPLFPDASQVAAPLMLTLAVIGIIYGAIVAAVQPDVKKLVAYSSVSHLGFVMLGLFALNAQGLTGSILQQVNHGISTGALFLLVGMIYERRHTRLIAEFGGLKRVMPVYAAFFLLVMLSSVGLPSTNGFVGEFLTLLGGWAASVPLTVIAASGVILAAVYLLWMFQRVFYGEPSEKNAHLPDLNLREIAILVPIVVLIFWIGLYPSTFIDPMQASVDNLIRQVNGDAGAAWLAQMGESVVQSVTR is encoded by the coding sequence ATGGAGACGACCACACCAGGATTGTTGACACTGATTATCTTCCTGCCGCTGGCGGGCGCGCTGATTCTGCTGCTGATGCCACGTGAGAACGTCAGTGCCATCCGCTGGTTCACGCTGGCGGTGACGACAGTGGTATTTGTGCTGTCGCTGCGGTTGTATTTCGGGTTCGACGCTGGCAGCGCGGGTATGCAGTTCCGTGAGTTCGCTCTGTGGATGCCCCAGTTCGGAATCCACTACCATCTGGGCATTGACGGCATCAGCCTGTGGCTGGTATTGCTGACCACCTTCCTGACGGTGCTTTCAGTGGCGTTCTCGTGGGTGGTGGAGGAGCGCGTGAAGGAGTACATGTTCTTCATGTTGCTGCTGGAGACGGGAATGCTGGGCGTGTTTTGCGCGCTGGATTTGGTGCTGTTTTATGTGTTCTGGGAAGCGATGCTGGTACCGATGTACTTCCTGATTGGCATGTGGGGCGGGGAGCGGCGCATCTACGCAGCGATTAAGTTCTTCTTGTTCACCTTCTTCGGCAGCATCCTGATGCTGGTGGCGATTGTCGCGCTGTATTACCTGCACCGCGACATGACGGGCATGGCTACCTTCGACCTGCTGAAAATCCAGCAGGCACTGGCAACCAGCCCGCTACCCCTTCATCTGCAGTTGTGGCTGTTCGCAGCGTTCGCGCTGGCGTTTGCGATTAAGGTGCCGATGTTCCCGTTCCATACCTGGTTGCCCGATGCGCACGTGGAGGCACCGACGGCAGGGTCGGTGATTCTGGCGGGCGTGTTGCTGAAGATGGGCACCTACGGTTTCCTGCGGTTCTGTCTGCCGCTGTTCCCCGATGCGTCGCAGGTGGCTGCCCCGCTGATGCTGACGCTGGCAGTCATCGGCATCATCTATGGGGCGATTGTGGCGGCAGTGCAGCCCGATGTGAAGAAGCTGGTAGCGTATTCCAGCGTCAGCCACTTGGGCTTCGTGATGCTGGGGCTGTTCGCGCTGAACGCACAGGGGCTGACGGGCAGCATCCTGCAGCAGGTCAATCACGGCATTAGTACGGGCGCGCTGTTCCTGCTGGTGGGCATGATTTACGAGCGCAGGCACACCCGCCTGATTGCGGAGTTCGGCGGGCTGAAGCGCGTGATGCCCGTGTACGCGGCCTTCTTCCTGCTGGTGATGCTGTCTTCAGTGGGGCTGCCGTCCACCAACGGGTTCGTGGGCGAGTTTCTCACCCTGTTGGGGGGATGGGCGGCGAGCGTTCCGTTGACGGTCATCGCCGCGTCGGGGGTGATCCTAGCGGCGGTGTATCTGTTGTGGATGTTTCAGCGGGTGTTTTACGGCGAGCCATCGGAGAAAAACGCCCACCTGCCCGACCTGAACCTGCGCGAAATCGCCATTCTGGTGCCTATCGTGGTGCTTATCTTCTGGATTGGTTTGTATCCCAGCACGTTTATAGACCCGATGCAGGCTTCGGTAGACAACCTGATTCGGCAGGTGAACGGCGACGCGGGCGCAGCTTGGCTGGCGCAGATGGGTGAATCAGTGGTACAATCGGTAACACGTTAG